Proteins found in one Sorghum bicolor cultivar BTx623 chromosome 1, Sorghum_bicolor_NCBIv3, whole genome shotgun sequence genomic segment:
- the LOC8084146 gene encoding uncharacterized protein LOC8084146 isoform X2 yields the protein MSTTTSELRILEMSLDSFDAGGTAMDSAPSCRPWEHGDLLRRLATFKPSTWASKPKAASSLSCAQRGWVNVDLDKIECESCGAHLIFNALTSWSPVEVANAGESFAEQLDATHHNSCPWRGNNCADSLVQLHLTQSALIGGFKDRCDGLLQFTSLPVIAPSAIENMKLSRSAQIDRLLSQSITFLSGILGCRAESTAGIDIHQDFSCSYSQAQKLISLCGWEPRWLPNVQDCEENSTHSAKNAPSVGPDERFYPHFVEHNKNSFSASAKKDKGKGKLPVGDSGCSMRSPLLDCNLCGATVRMRDFRPVLRPSRFSPNNIDVPETGRKLTLTRGVSATSGINEWVTDGVDRGQDEGRDEAATDEGKPLSLVGVDLNLSMAGGLPSPQSAMPAMSERFNNGGMGRDLMIGEPTGSEVGDCETSYESRGPSSRKRNLEGGGSTADNPQDRLQHADSIEGNFIDRDGEEVDDDAEQDSDVPNKKSRGFDLFDAYRPSSGAGPSRNLSFDPDPDAGMFSHSRAIDLAAVERLTARDSLRASSVIAMHTIHTSEEDSMESVEYYLGNGNDIDMPSSSAQRNIEMNDALDLNYSNQAQQSANAHAGAGSDAREIGGSSTNEGEEVINAETAPAFGRDQLSLGISGGSVGMGASHEAEIHGNAASLHRAESVVGDVEPIAELTETMGQTGESAPGPGLMDEFVPEVDREEPHGDSQDTVSRSVGQADSGSKIYGYTKADSIESGEKIGHATGNGSSMRPSLSCNAGTCGAFDLSKDDGTQTSKILTTDDALMGLDYDPGNGLGATNGENDYESGLLEFDPVNHHNSYCPWVNRNVVVACCNNIGSSSSSSAPSGWQLTIDAVDTYQSLGQAQNQIMQSDSAASLYMDDQITRNHKVGRRPSVSRSFGKC from the exons atgagtacaactacaagtgaactgaggatcttggaaatgtcactcgacag TTTTGATGCAGGTGGAACTGCTATGGATTCTGCACCATCATGTAGGCCATGGGAACATGGAGACTTGCTTCGCCGACTGGCAACATTTAAGCCTTCAACTTGGGCTTCTAAACCGAAG GCTGCTAGTTCATTGTCCTGTGCTCAGAGAGGTTGGGTGAACGTTGACCTGGACAAAATTGAATGTGAGTCATGTGGTGCACATCTAATCTTCAATGCATTGACATCCTGGTCCCCTGTTGAAG TTGCAAATGCTGGAGAATCCTTTGCCGAGCAGCTTGATGCAACACACCATAATAGTTGTCCCTGGAGAGGCAATAACTGTGCTGACAGCTTGGTCCAACTTCATCTTACACAATCAGCTCTTATTGGAGGGTTTAAAGATCGCTGCGATGGGCTTTTACAGTTTACCTCACTTCCTGTGATTGCACCATCTGCAATTGAGAACATGAAGCTTTCCAGGAGCGCACAAATTGATCGTCTGTTGTCCCAGTCAATTACCTTTTTATCTGGTATTCTGGGCTGCAGAGCAGAGAGTACAGCAGGAATTGATATCCACCAAGATTTCTCTTGTAGCTACTCTCAA GCACAGAAGCTCATAAGCCTGTGTGGATGGGAGCCTAGGTGGCTTCCAAATGTTCAAGACTGTGAAGAAAATTCAACGCATTCAGCTAAAAATGCACCGTCAGTTGGACCTGATGAACGGTTCTATCCCCATTTTGTTGAACATAACAAAAATTCATTTTCTGCATCAGCCAAGAAAGATAAGGGGAAAGGCAAATTGCCTGTTGGAGATTCTGGATGCAGCATGAGGTCACCGTTATTAGATTGTAACCTGTGTGGAGCTACAGTCAGGATGCGGGACTTTAGACCTGTATTACGTCCTTCTCGTTTTAGTCCGAATAACATTGATGTGCCTGAAACAGGCAGAAAGCTAACACTGACACGTGGAGTTAGTGCCACCAGTGGTATCAATGAGTGGGTTACTGATGGGGTCGACAGAGGTCAAGATGAAGGGCGTGATGAAGCAGCAACAGATGAGGGAAAACCACTGTCACTTGTTGGAGTAGACCTAAACCTATCAATGGCTGGAGGATTACCGTCACCTCAATCTGCCATGCCTGCTATGTCAGAGCGGTTCAATAATGGAGGAATGGGAAGGGACCTGATGATTGGAGAGCCTACAGGCAGTGAAGTAGGTGATTGTGAAACCTCATATGAGTCTCGTGGTCCGAGTTCAAGGAAGCGTAACCTTGAGGGAGGTGGGAGCACAGCTGACAATCCACAAGATAGGCTGCAGCATGCTGATAGCATAGAAGGAAATTTCATTGATCGTGATGGTGAGGAAGTTGATGATGATGCTGAACAAGATTCAGATGTCCCAAATAAGAAGTCCCgtgggtttgatctgtttgatgCCTATCGTCCTTCTTCTGGAGCTGGTCCCAGTAGAAACTTGTCCTTTGACCCTGATCCGGATGCTGGTATGTTCAGTCATTCAAGAGCAATTGACCTGGCAGCTGTTGAGCGTCTGACTGCTAGGGATTCTCTAAGAGCATCTTCTGTTATTGCAATGCATACTATTCATACTTCTGAGGAAGATTCTATGGAGAGTGTTGAGTATTATCTAGGTAATGGTAATGAtatcgatatgccttcttctagTGCACAAAGGAACATTGAAATGAATGATGCCTTGGATCTTAACTATAGCAACCAAGCACAGCAAAGTGCTAATGCACATGCTGGTGCTGGAAGCGATGCAAGAGAAATAGGAGGAAGCAGTACAAATGAAGGGGAGGAAGTCATTAATGCTGAAACAGCTCCTGCTTTCGGAAGGGATCAACTTAGTTTAGGAATTAGTGGTGGCAGTGTTGGCATGGGAGCTAGTCATGAGGCTGAAATTCATGGAAATGCTGCTTCTCTGCACAGAGCTGAGAGTGTTGTAGGTGATGTCGAACCTATTGCTGAGCTTACTGAGACAATGGGTCAGACTGGTGAATCAGCTCCAGGACCTGGATTAATGGATGAATTTGTACCTGAAGTAGATCGAGAAGAACCTCATGGAGACAGCCAAGATACGGTGTCTCGGTCAGTCGGCCAAGCCGACAGTGGATCAAAAATATATGGCTATACCAAAGCTGATTCTATTGAAAGTGGAGAAAAGATAGGTCATGCCACCGGTAATGGAAGCAGCATGCGTCCTTCCCTTTCTTGCAATGCAGGGACGTGTGGTGCTTTTGATCTGTCTAAAGATGATGGGACACAAACTAGCAAAATACTTACTACTGATGATGCATTAATGGGGTTAGATTATGATCCTGGGAATGGATTAG GAGCTACTAATGGAGAAAATGACTATGAATCGGGTCTGCTGGAATTTGATCCTGTTAATCATCACAATAGTTACTGCCCATGGGTGAACAGAAATGTTGTAGTGGCTTGCTGTAACAACATTGGCTCCAGCTCAAGTAGTTCAGCGCCCTCTGGTTGGCAGTTAACAATAGATGCAGTTGACACGTACCAATCACTTGGTCAAGCTCAAAATCAAATAATGCAATCTGATTCTGCAGCTTCATTATATATG GATGATCAAATAACTCGTAACCACAAGGTAGGGAGACGGCCTTCTGTGAGCAGAAGCTTTGGGAAGTGCTGA
- the LOC8084146 gene encoding uncharacterized protein LOC8084146 isoform X3, with product MDSAPSCRPWEHGDLLRRLATFKPSTWASKPKAASSLSCAQRGWVNVDLDKIECESCGAHLIFNALTSWSPVEVANAGESFAEQLDATHHNSCPWRGNNCADSLVQLHLTQSALIGGFKDRCDGLLQFTSLPVIAPSAIENMKLSRSAQIDRLLSQSITFLSGILGCRAESTAGIDIHQDFSCSYSQAQKLISLCGWEPRWLPNVQDCEENSTHSAKNAPSVGPDERFYPHFVEHNKNSFSASAKKDKGKGKLPVGDSGCSMRSPLLDCNLCGATVRMRDFRPVLRPSRFSPNNIDVPETGRKLTLTRGVSATSGINEWVTDGVDRGQDEGRDEAATDEGKPLSLVGVDLNLSMAGGLPSPQSAMPAMSERFNNGGMGRDLMIGEPTGSEVGDCETSYESRGPSSRKRNLEGGGSTADNPQDRLQHADSIEGNFIDRDGEEVDDDAEQDSDVPNKKSRGFDLFDAYRPSSGAGPSRNLSFDPDPDAGMFSHSRAIDLAAVERLTARDSLRASSVIAMHTIHTSEEDSMESVEYYLGNGNDIDMPSSSAQRNIEMNDALDLNYSNQAQQSANAHAGAGSDAREIGGSSTNEGEEVINAETAPAFGRDQLSLGISGGSVGMGASHEAEIHGNAASLHRAESVVGDVEPIAELTETMGQTGESAPGPGLMDEFVPEVDREEPHGDSQDTVSRSVGQADSGSKIYGYTKADSIESGEKIGHATGNGSSMRPSLSCNAGTCGAFDLSKDDGTQTSKILTTDDALMGLDYDPGNGLGATNGENDYESGLLEFDPVNHHNSYCPWVNRNVVVACCNNIGSSSSSSAPSGWQLTIDAVDTYQSLGQAQNQIMQSDSAASLYMDDQITRNHKVGRRPSVSRSFGKC from the exons ATGGATTCTGCACCATCATGTAGGCCATGGGAACATGGAGACTTGCTTCGCCGACTGGCAACATTTAAGCCTTCAACTTGGGCTTCTAAACCGAAG GCTGCTAGTTCATTGTCCTGTGCTCAGAGAGGTTGGGTGAACGTTGACCTGGACAAAATTGAATGTGAGTCATGTGGTGCACATCTAATCTTCAATGCATTGACATCCTGGTCCCCTGTTGAAG TTGCAAATGCTGGAGAATCCTTTGCCGAGCAGCTTGATGCAACACACCATAATAGTTGTCCCTGGAGAGGCAATAACTGTGCTGACAGCTTGGTCCAACTTCATCTTACACAATCAGCTCTTATTGGAGGGTTTAAAGATCGCTGCGATGGGCTTTTACAGTTTACCTCACTTCCTGTGATTGCACCATCTGCAATTGAGAACATGAAGCTTTCCAGGAGCGCACAAATTGATCGTCTGTTGTCCCAGTCAATTACCTTTTTATCTGGTATTCTGGGCTGCAGAGCAGAGAGTACAGCAGGAATTGATATCCACCAAGATTTCTCTTGTAGCTACTCTCAA GCACAGAAGCTCATAAGCCTGTGTGGATGGGAGCCTAGGTGGCTTCCAAATGTTCAAGACTGTGAAGAAAATTCAACGCATTCAGCTAAAAATGCACCGTCAGTTGGACCTGATGAACGGTTCTATCCCCATTTTGTTGAACATAACAAAAATTCATTTTCTGCATCAGCCAAGAAAGATAAGGGGAAAGGCAAATTGCCTGTTGGAGATTCTGGATGCAGCATGAGGTCACCGTTATTAGATTGTAACCTGTGTGGAGCTACAGTCAGGATGCGGGACTTTAGACCTGTATTACGTCCTTCTCGTTTTAGTCCGAATAACATTGATGTGCCTGAAACAGGCAGAAAGCTAACACTGACACGTGGAGTTAGTGCCACCAGTGGTATCAATGAGTGGGTTACTGATGGGGTCGACAGAGGTCAAGATGAAGGGCGTGATGAAGCAGCAACAGATGAGGGAAAACCACTGTCACTTGTTGGAGTAGACCTAAACCTATCAATGGCTGGAGGATTACCGTCACCTCAATCTGCCATGCCTGCTATGTCAGAGCGGTTCAATAATGGAGGAATGGGAAGGGACCTGATGATTGGAGAGCCTACAGGCAGTGAAGTAGGTGATTGTGAAACCTCATATGAGTCTCGTGGTCCGAGTTCAAGGAAGCGTAACCTTGAGGGAGGTGGGAGCACAGCTGACAATCCACAAGATAGGCTGCAGCATGCTGATAGCATAGAAGGAAATTTCATTGATCGTGATGGTGAGGAAGTTGATGATGATGCTGAACAAGATTCAGATGTCCCAAATAAGAAGTCCCgtgggtttgatctgtttgatgCCTATCGTCCTTCTTCTGGAGCTGGTCCCAGTAGAAACTTGTCCTTTGACCCTGATCCGGATGCTGGTATGTTCAGTCATTCAAGAGCAATTGACCTGGCAGCTGTTGAGCGTCTGACTGCTAGGGATTCTCTAAGAGCATCTTCTGTTATTGCAATGCATACTATTCATACTTCTGAGGAAGATTCTATGGAGAGTGTTGAGTATTATCTAGGTAATGGTAATGAtatcgatatgccttcttctagTGCACAAAGGAACATTGAAATGAATGATGCCTTGGATCTTAACTATAGCAACCAAGCACAGCAAAGTGCTAATGCACATGCTGGTGCTGGAAGCGATGCAAGAGAAATAGGAGGAAGCAGTACAAATGAAGGGGAGGAAGTCATTAATGCTGAAACAGCTCCTGCTTTCGGAAGGGATCAACTTAGTTTAGGAATTAGTGGTGGCAGTGTTGGCATGGGAGCTAGTCATGAGGCTGAAATTCATGGAAATGCTGCTTCTCTGCACAGAGCTGAGAGTGTTGTAGGTGATGTCGAACCTATTGCTGAGCTTACTGAGACAATGGGTCAGACTGGTGAATCAGCTCCAGGACCTGGATTAATGGATGAATTTGTACCTGAAGTAGATCGAGAAGAACCTCATGGAGACAGCCAAGATACGGTGTCTCGGTCAGTCGGCCAAGCCGACAGTGGATCAAAAATATATGGCTATACCAAAGCTGATTCTATTGAAAGTGGAGAAAAGATAGGTCATGCCACCGGTAATGGAAGCAGCATGCGTCCTTCCCTTTCTTGCAATGCAGGGACGTGTGGTGCTTTTGATCTGTCTAAAGATGATGGGACACAAACTAGCAAAATACTTACTACTGATGATGCATTAATGGGGTTAGATTATGATCCTGGGAATGGATTAG GAGCTACTAATGGAGAAAATGACTATGAATCGGGTCTGCTGGAATTTGATCCTGTTAATCATCACAATAGTTACTGCCCATGGGTGAACAGAAATGTTGTAGTGGCTTGCTGTAACAACATTGGCTCCAGCTCAAGTAGTTCAGCGCCCTCTGGTTGGCAGTTAACAATAGATGCAGTTGACACGTACCAATCACTTGGTCAAGCTCAAAATCAAATAATGCAATCTGATTCTGCAGCTTCATTATATATG GATGATCAAATAACTCGTAACCACAAGGTAGGGAGACGGCCTTCTGTGAGCAGAAGCTTTGGGAAGTGCTGA
- the LOC110432040 gene encoding transcription termination factor MTEF1, chloroplastic, with the protein MPLHFTPAACILLVVFPLPSLLRRPSFLQKGGRRDEEPSMPLCSFYASTSVPVVKPQQSVASSKPPSTAAASVTTTVPMRSATTATVTTAVPTASQTLSLHLPELPSQVKDKILSLELMGVDYRRALELNPALRDAAPESIHAVVSFLQSRGLQFKDLGRVFGMCPSVLTASVRADLRPVFAFLSEDLCIPESAHRRVVIKCPRVLACSVRDQLRPALIYLRRLGFRDSRALALQDPILLVSSVERTLAPKLEYLAGLGMSRDDAVAMVLRCPALFTFSIERNFRPKFEYLVDAMGGGVEDVKAFPQYFAFSLEKRIAPRHRAAEDAGVALPLPDMLKATDEEFREMLDKERELLQEQTATTD; encoded by the coding sequence ATGCCACTCCACTTCACTCCTGCTGCTTGTATCCTCCTCGTCGTCTTTCCCCTTCCTTCCCTCCTCCGTCGTCCAAGCTTTCTCCAGAAAGGGGGAAGAAGGGACGAGGAGCCCAGCATGCCGCTCTGCAGCTTCTACGCCTCCACGTCCGTCCCCGTCGTCAAGCCCCAGCAGTCCGTCGCCTCCTCCAAGCCCCCCTCCACGGCGGCGGCCTCTGTGACTACAACTGTGCCGATGCGCAGTGCGACGACGGCGACGGTAACGACGGCCGTGCCCACAGCGAGCCAAACGCTGTCGCTGCACCTGCCGGAGCTGCCGTCGCAGGTGAAGGACAAGATCCTGAGCCTAGAGCTGATGGGCGTGGACTACAGGCGCGCGCTGGAGCTGAACCCGGCGCTCCGCGACGCGGCGCCGGAGTCCATCCACGCGGTGGTGTCGTTCCTCCAGTCCCGCGGGCTCCAGTTCAAGGACCTGGGCCGCGTCTTCGGCATGTGCCCGTCCGTGCTCACCGCCAGCGTCCGCGCCGACCTCCGCCCCGTCTTCGCCTTCCTCTCCGAGGACCTGTGCATCCCGGAGTCGGCGCACCGGCGCGTGGTGATCAAGTGCCCGCGCGTGCTGGCCTGCAGCGTCCGCGACCAGCTCCGCCCGGCGCTCATCTACCTCCGCCGCCTGGGGTTCCGTGACAGCCGCGCGCTGGCGCTGCAGGACCCGATCCTCCTCGTCTCCAGCGTGGAGCGCACCCTGGCGCCGAAGCTGGAGTACCTGGCCGGGCTGGGCATGTCGCGGGACGACGCCGTCGCCATGGTGCTGCGGTGCCCGGCGCTCTTCACCTTCAGCATCGAGCGGAACTTCAGGCCCAAGTTCGAGTACCTGGTGGACGCCATGGGCGGCGGCGTCGAGGACGTCAAGGCCTTCCCGCAGTACTTCGCCTTCAGCCTCGAGAAGCGGATCGCGCCCCGCCACCGCGCCGCGGAGGACGCCGGCGTCGCGCTGCCGCTGCCGGACATGCTCAAGGCCACCGACGAGGAGTTCAGGGAGATGCTCGACAAGGAGCGGGAGCTGCTGCAGGAGCAGACAGCGACGACGGACTGA
- the LOC8084146 gene encoding uncharacterized protein LOC8084146 isoform X4 yields MKLSRSAQIDRLLSQSITFLSGILGCRAESTAGIDIHQDFSCSYSQAQKLISLCGWEPRWLPNVQDCEENSTHSAKNAPSVGPDERFYPHFVEHNKNSFSASAKKDKGKGKLPVGDSGCSMRSPLLDCNLCGATVRMRDFRPVLRPSRFSPNNIDVPETGRKLTLTRGVSATSGINEWVTDGVDRGQDEGRDEAATDEGKPLSLVGVDLNLSMAGGLPSPQSAMPAMSERFNNGGMGRDLMIGEPTGSEVGDCETSYESRGPSSRKRNLEGGGSTADNPQDRLQHADSIEGNFIDRDGEEVDDDAEQDSDVPNKKSRGFDLFDAYRPSSGAGPSRNLSFDPDPDAGMFSHSRAIDLAAVERLTARDSLRASSVIAMHTIHTSEEDSMESVEYYLGNGNDIDMPSSSAQRNIEMNDALDLNYSNQAQQSANAHAGAGSDAREIGGSSTNEGEEVINAETAPAFGRDQLSLGISGGSVGMGASHEAEIHGNAASLHRAESVVGDVEPIAELTETMGQTGESAPGPGLMDEFVPEVDREEPHGDSQDTVSRSVGQADSGSKIYGYTKADSIESGEKIGHATGNGSSMRPSLSCNAGTCGAFDLSKDDGTQTSKILTTDDALMGLDYDPGNGLGATNGENDYESGLLEFDPVNHHNSYCPWVNRNVVVACCNNIGSSSSSSAPSGWQLTIDAVDTYQSLGQAQNQIMQSDSAASLYMDDQITRNHKVGRRPSVSRSFGKC; encoded by the exons ATGAAGCTTTCCAGGAGCGCACAAATTGATCGTCTGTTGTCCCAGTCAATTACCTTTTTATCTGGTATTCTGGGCTGCAGAGCAGAGAGTACAGCAGGAATTGATATCCACCAAGATTTCTCTTGTAGCTACTCTCAA GCACAGAAGCTCATAAGCCTGTGTGGATGGGAGCCTAGGTGGCTTCCAAATGTTCAAGACTGTGAAGAAAATTCAACGCATTCAGCTAAAAATGCACCGTCAGTTGGACCTGATGAACGGTTCTATCCCCATTTTGTTGAACATAACAAAAATTCATTTTCTGCATCAGCCAAGAAAGATAAGGGGAAAGGCAAATTGCCTGTTGGAGATTCTGGATGCAGCATGAGGTCACCGTTATTAGATTGTAACCTGTGTGGAGCTACAGTCAGGATGCGGGACTTTAGACCTGTATTACGTCCTTCTCGTTTTAGTCCGAATAACATTGATGTGCCTGAAACAGGCAGAAAGCTAACACTGACACGTGGAGTTAGTGCCACCAGTGGTATCAATGAGTGGGTTACTGATGGGGTCGACAGAGGTCAAGATGAAGGGCGTGATGAAGCAGCAACAGATGAGGGAAAACCACTGTCACTTGTTGGAGTAGACCTAAACCTATCAATGGCTGGAGGATTACCGTCACCTCAATCTGCCATGCCTGCTATGTCAGAGCGGTTCAATAATGGAGGAATGGGAAGGGACCTGATGATTGGAGAGCCTACAGGCAGTGAAGTAGGTGATTGTGAAACCTCATATGAGTCTCGTGGTCCGAGTTCAAGGAAGCGTAACCTTGAGGGAGGTGGGAGCACAGCTGACAATCCACAAGATAGGCTGCAGCATGCTGATAGCATAGAAGGAAATTTCATTGATCGTGATGGTGAGGAAGTTGATGATGATGCTGAACAAGATTCAGATGTCCCAAATAAGAAGTCCCgtgggtttgatctgtttgatgCCTATCGTCCTTCTTCTGGAGCTGGTCCCAGTAGAAACTTGTCCTTTGACCCTGATCCGGATGCTGGTATGTTCAGTCATTCAAGAGCAATTGACCTGGCAGCTGTTGAGCGTCTGACTGCTAGGGATTCTCTAAGAGCATCTTCTGTTATTGCAATGCATACTATTCATACTTCTGAGGAAGATTCTATGGAGAGTGTTGAGTATTATCTAGGTAATGGTAATGAtatcgatatgccttcttctagTGCACAAAGGAACATTGAAATGAATGATGCCTTGGATCTTAACTATAGCAACCAAGCACAGCAAAGTGCTAATGCACATGCTGGTGCTGGAAGCGATGCAAGAGAAATAGGAGGAAGCAGTACAAATGAAGGGGAGGAAGTCATTAATGCTGAAACAGCTCCTGCTTTCGGAAGGGATCAACTTAGTTTAGGAATTAGTGGTGGCAGTGTTGGCATGGGAGCTAGTCATGAGGCTGAAATTCATGGAAATGCTGCTTCTCTGCACAGAGCTGAGAGTGTTGTAGGTGATGTCGAACCTATTGCTGAGCTTACTGAGACAATGGGTCAGACTGGTGAATCAGCTCCAGGACCTGGATTAATGGATGAATTTGTACCTGAAGTAGATCGAGAAGAACCTCATGGAGACAGCCAAGATACGGTGTCTCGGTCAGTCGGCCAAGCCGACAGTGGATCAAAAATATATGGCTATACCAAAGCTGATTCTATTGAAAGTGGAGAAAAGATAGGTCATGCCACCGGTAATGGAAGCAGCATGCGTCCTTCCCTTTCTTGCAATGCAGGGACGTGTGGTGCTTTTGATCTGTCTAAAGATGATGGGACACAAACTAGCAAAATACTTACTACTGATGATGCATTAATGGGGTTAGATTATGATCCTGGGAATGGATTAG GAGCTACTAATGGAGAAAATGACTATGAATCGGGTCTGCTGGAATTTGATCCTGTTAATCATCACAATAGTTACTGCCCATGGGTGAACAGAAATGTTGTAGTGGCTTGCTGTAACAACATTGGCTCCAGCTCAAGTAGTTCAGCGCCCTCTGGTTGGCAGTTAACAATAGATGCAGTTGACACGTACCAATCACTTGGTCAAGCTCAAAATCAAATAATGCAATCTGATTCTGCAGCTTCATTATATATG GATGATCAAATAACTCGTAACCACAAGGTAGGGAGACGGCCTTCTGTGAGCAGAAGCTTTGGGAAGTGCTGA
- the LOC8083921 gene encoding accelerated cell death 11 codes for MGSSEAEKPLRRIAASFEELAAVAKQQPPASMDAGAFSRACSNVSVLFGCLGIAFKFAEMDYVAKVDDLVEASKSILTLPSMVELDIQTDTVRKPGSHTRNLLRVKRGIDMVKVLFEQILVTEGNSLRDAASVAYAQVFAPHHGWAIRKAVAAGMYALPSKSQLLKKLNEDEESAKVQMQNFVRSSAPVICYVDDLFTSRNLGIDW; via the exons ATGGGATCGAGCGAGGCGGAGAAGCCGCTGCGTCGGATCGCGGCGTCGTTCGAGGagctcgccgccgtcgccaaGCAGCAGCCCCCGGCGTCCATGGACGCGGGGGCCTTTTCGCGCGCCTGCTCCAACGTCTCCGTCCTCTTCGGCTGCCTCGGCATCGCCTTCAAGTTCGCGGAGATGGACTACGTCGCCAAG GTTGATGATTTGGTGGAGGCGTCCAAGTCAATTTTGACATTGCCTTCTATGGTTGAGCTAGACATTCAGACTGACACTGTCAGGAAACCAGGGAGCCATACAAGGAATCTGCTTAGAGTAAAGCGTGGGATTGATATGGTTAAAGTCCTCTTTGAGCAAATTCTTGTCACAGA GGGCAACTCCTTAAGGGATGCGGCATCAGTAGCTTATGCTCAGGTTTTTGCTCCTCACCATGGATGGGCAATAAGGAAAGCAGTTGCTGCTGGAATGTACGCCCTTCCCTCAAAGTCCCAGCtgttgaagaaattgaatgaAGATG AGGAATCAGCGAAGGTTCAAATGCAGAACTTTGTCAGGTCATCAGCTCCAGTAATCTGCTATGTTGATGACCTTTTCACCTCAAGGAATTTGGGCATAGATTGGTGA